The proteins below come from a single Deltaproteobacteria bacterium genomic window:
- a CDS encoding DegQ family serine endoprotease produces MSSHERPSPTGSRVRRLIVGALMGSALVGAPVAHAISFWGEKEETPKTDAAPAPAVGGAPAPSAALSGLPDFARLAEQLSPSVVNISTTSTAEAPTRRGPGGPGGPGGPGGPRSPFGGGGGGGGGEGDQPHEFWEPFERFFGPMPHQPFKQKSLGSGFIINRDGLILTNNHVVENAEDIVVLLTTEKEYKAKVVGRDPKTDIAVIKIEGATDLVPATLGDSDALRVGEWVMAIGSPFGLDHSVTAGIVSAKKRFIGQGSYDNFIQTDAAINPGNSGGPLINLKGEVVGINTAIYSRSGGSIGIGFATPINIAKEELPELQEKGRVSRGWLGVLIQKVTPEIAESMTLEDAHGALVADVMKDGPAAAAGIKVGDVIVEFDGKPIKDSNELPLQVARTPIGRSVPVKLLRGKKTETLSVKIGELKEEEVAVAGKGTQDFGLTVQPLTPEIAESLGLGEDIKGVVVSAVEPGSPADDAGLRRGDVIVEVNREPVKDIASYRKALEAGKGKSLLFLVRRGDNTIFLAVKPGK; encoded by the coding sequence ATGAGTTCGCACGAGCGGCCATCCCCCACGGGGAGCCGCGTTAGACGGTTGATTGTGGGCGCCTTGATGGGCAGCGCGCTCGTCGGCGCACCCGTCGCGCACGCCATCAGCTTCTGGGGCGAGAAAGAAGAAACGCCGAAGACCGACGCGGCGCCAGCACCGGCGGTCGGTGGTGCCCCCGCCCCTTCCGCGGCGTTGTCGGGATTGCCCGATTTCGCGCGGCTCGCCGAGCAACTCAGTCCTTCAGTCGTCAACATCTCGACCACCTCCACGGCAGAAGCGCCAACGCGACGCGGACCTGGCGGTCCGGGTGGACCAGGTGGTCCCGGTGGTCCGCGCAGTCCGTTCGGCGGCGGTGGGGGTGGCGGCGGCGGTGAAGGCGATCAGCCGCATGAGTTTTGGGAACCGTTCGAGCGGTTTTTCGGCCCGATGCCGCACCAACCGTTCAAGCAGAAGAGTTTGGGTTCCGGCTTCATCATCAATCGCGATGGGCTGATCTTGACCAATAACCACGTCGTCGAGAACGCCGAAGACATCGTTGTCCTGCTCACGACCGAGAAGGAATACAAGGCGAAGGTTGTCGGCCGCGATCCCAAGACAGATATCGCCGTGATCAAGATCGAGGGCGCGACCGACTTGGTGCCGGCGACGCTGGGAGATTCCGATGCGTTGCGCGTGGGTGAATGGGTGATGGCGATTGGCAGCCCCTTCGGGCTCGATCACAGCGTCACCGCCGGCATCGTCAGCGCCAAGAAGCGCTTCATCGGTCAAGGGAGCTACGACAACTTCATTCAAACCGACGCCGCCATCAATCCCGGTAACTCGGGCGGCCCGCTCATCAACTTGAAGGGTGAAGTGGTAGGCATCAATACCGCCATCTACAGCCGCTCCGGTGGCAGCATCGGCATCGGCTTCGCCACGCCGATCAACATCGCCAAGGAGGAGCTGCCCGAGTTGCAGGAAAAGGGGCGCGTCAGTCGCGGCTGGCTCGGCGTGCTGATTCAGAAGGTGACGCCGGAGATCGCCGAGTCGATGACCTTGGAAGACGCTCACGGTGCGTTGGTGGCTGACGTGATGAAGGATGGCCCGGCCGCGGCGGCCGGCATCAAAGTCGGCGACGTGATCGTCGAGTTCGACGGCAAGCCGATCAAAGACTCCAACGAGTTGCCATTGCAGGTCGCGCGGACGCCGATCGGCCGCAGCGTGCCGGTGAAACTCTTGCGCGGCAAGAAGACCGAAACGTTGTCGGTGAAAATCGGCGAGCTGAAAGAAGAAGAAGTCGCGGTGGCCGGCAAAGGCACGCAAGACTTCGGCCTCACGGTGCAACCGCTCACGCCGGAGATTGCCGAAAGCCTCGGCCTGGGTGAGGACATCAAAGGTGTGGTGGTCTCTGCGGTCGAACCTGGGAGCCCCGCGGATGATGCCGGACTGCGCCGCGGCGACGTCATCGTCGAGGTCAACCGCGAGCCGGTGAAGGACATCGCCTCGTATCGCAAGGCGCTCGAGGCTGGGAAGGGCAAGAGCCTGCTGTTCCTGGTGCGTCGCGGCGACAACACCATCTTCCTGGCAGTCAAACCGGGTAAGTAA
- a CDS encoding DUF1844 domain-containing protein: MNFSTFIVSLSTQALAYLGEIPNPIDNSGATDLGAARQMIDILGILQEKTKGNLDSAEHNLLEGMLYDLRMRYVESARRR, encoded by the coding sequence ATGAATTTCTCTACGTTCATCGTCAGCCTCAGTACGCAGGCGCTGGCCTACTTGGGCGAGATCCCGAACCCGATCGACAACTCGGGCGCCACCGATCTGGGCGCCGCCCGACAGATGATCGACATTCTCGGTATCCTGCAGGAAAAGACCAAGGGCAATCTCGATAGCGCCGAACACAACCTGCTGGAGGGGATGTTGTACGACCTGCGCATGCGCTACGTTGAGTCCGCACGTCGGCGCTGA
- the htpX gene encoding zinc metalloprotease HtpX produces the protein MSNGLKTTVLLGLMTGLIMAIGQYVGGSQGMTIAFVFAAMMNFGSYWFSDKIVLAMYGARPVDMNEAPELYRIVSNLCAQSGLPMPRVYIIASDAPNAFATGRNPEHAAVAVTEGILRILTPQELEAVLGHELGHVKNRDILIGSVAATLAGVVMMVANMLRWAAIFGGVQRDEREEGGGVLGLLAMTILAPIAATLIQLAISRSREFEADATGARLTHNPLGLASALEKLEIASQSIPLAANPQTAHLFIVSPLTGKSFSRFFSTHPPMEERIRRLRAMTA, from the coding sequence ATGTCCAACGGCCTGAAGACCACCGTATTGCTCGGTCTGATGACTGGCCTGATCATGGCGATCGGCCAGTACGTGGGCGGCAGTCAAGGGATGACCATCGCGTTCGTGTTCGCCGCGATGATGAACTTCGGGAGCTACTGGTTTTCGGACAAGATCGTGTTGGCGATGTATGGCGCCCGCCCGGTCGATATGAACGAAGCGCCGGAGCTGTATCGCATCGTCAGCAATCTGTGCGCGCAAAGCGGCTTGCCGATGCCACGCGTGTACATCATCGCCTCCGACGCGCCGAACGCGTTTGCCACTGGTCGCAACCCGGAGCACGCGGCGGTGGCGGTGACCGAAGGCATCTTGCGCATCCTCACGCCGCAAGAGCTTGAAGCGGTGCTGGGGCACGAGCTCGGACATGTGAAGAACCGCGACATTCTGATTGGGTCGGTCGCCGCCACGCTGGCGGGTGTGGTGATGATGGTGGCAAACATGTTGCGCTGGGCAGCGATCTTCGGCGGTGTCCAGCGTGATGAACGCGAGGAGGGCGGCGGGGTGCTCGGGTTGCTCGCGATGACCATTCTGGCGCCGATTGCCGCAACGTTGATCCAGTTGGCCATTTCGCGCTCGCGCGAATTCGAGGCCGATGCCACCGGCGCACGCCTCACGCACAACCCGTTGGGGTTGGCCTCGGCGCTCGAGAAGCTCGAGATCGCTTCGCAGAGCATTCCGCTAGCGGCGAATCCTCAGACCGCGCACCTGTTCATCGTCAGCCCACTGACCGGCAAATCCTTCAGCCGGTTCTTTAGTACACATCCGCCGATGGAAGAGCGCATTCGCCGGCTCAGAGCGATGACGGCGTGA
- a CDS encoding ABC transporter permease: protein MLLAGFVLVTALAGVALFAPVLAPHSPTTQRLDEGLRPPSPDHPFGQDALGRDLLSRVMYGSRVSLFVGVVTALVSVVLGLAMGLAAGYCGGWVDEICLRVVDVLLAFPGLLLAIAVSAVLGPSVRHVVLALCMMSWTGYARMVRAEVLWLREREFVAAARGLGATPLRIIGRHLAPQVLPLLVVQATFGLAGAVLAEAGLSFLGLGVQPPTPSWGAMINEARAFLLIAPHLTIFPGLALILTVAGVYALGDGLRDALDVRGDS, encoded by the coding sequence CTGCTGCTTGCGGGCTTCGTGCTGGTGACGGCGTTGGCTGGCGTCGCGCTGTTTGCGCCTGTGCTGGCGCCGCACAGCCCCACAACCCAACGCCTCGATGAAGGGTTGCGGCCGCCATCACCCGACCATCCGTTCGGTCAAGATGCGCTCGGCCGAGATTTGCTGAGTCGCGTGATGTACGGGTCCCGCGTCTCGTTGTTCGTGGGGGTGGTGACCGCGTTGGTGTCAGTGGTGCTCGGCCTAGCGATGGGTCTGGCCGCGGGTTACTGCGGCGGTTGGGTCGACGAGATCTGTCTACGCGTGGTGGATGTGCTGCTCGCGTTTCCCGGTCTACTGCTAGCGATCGCAGTGTCGGCGGTGCTGGGTCCGAGTGTGCGCCACGTCGTGTTGGCGCTCTGCATGATGAGCTGGACCGGCTACGCTCGGATGGTGCGTGCCGAGGTGCTGTGGCTGCGCGAGCGCGAATTCGTCGCCGCGGCGCGCGGCCTCGGGGCGACGCCGCTGCGGATCATTGGCAGGCACCTCGCCCCACAAGTGCTCCCGTTGTTGGTGGTGCAGGCGACGTTTGGTTTGGCAGGCGCGGTGCTGGCGGAAGCCGGGCTGAGTTTTCTCGGGCTCGGCGTCCAGCCGCCGACGCCGTCGTGGGGCGCGATGATCAACGAGGCGCGCGCGTTCTTGCTGATCGCGCCACATCTGACGATCTTTCCCGGCCTCGCGTTGATCCTGACCGTCGCGGGGGTCTACGCGCTCGGTGACGGCCTGCGCGACGCGTTGGATGTGCGCGGCGACAGCTGA
- a CDS encoding ABC transporter permease, translating into MPGSRSAEVAAYLLRRLGLAGLSVFGVVTLVFLLIHVIPGDPVDAMLGETAMAADKEALRHQLGLHRSIAVQYGRYLQRLGHGNFGRSLHSGRPVRRMIVARYPATIELAAAALVLALVIAVPLGVAAAARPRSFVNLISAGVALFGAAVPSLWLGPMLMLVFAVWLDWLPVSGRGTLAHLVLPALTLGIGMAALLARLLRATLLERLHEEFVRTARAKGAGRARAVVAHALPNALLPVITAVGLQAGALLSGAIITETIFSWPGIGRLLLLAIQTRDYPLVQGCVLVIALTYVALNLALDLLYAWVDPRVRLGGDPA; encoded by the coding sequence ATGCCTGGATCGAGGAGCGCTGAAGTGGCGGCGTACCTGTTGCGACGGCTTGGTCTGGCGGGACTGTCGGTGTTCGGCGTGGTGACGCTGGTGTTTCTCCTGATCCACGTAATTCCCGGCGATCCGGTCGACGCCATGTTGGGTGAGACCGCGATGGCGGCTGACAAGGAGGCGCTGCGCCATCAGCTCGGGCTGCATCGCTCGATTGCGGTTCAGTACGGCCGCTATCTGCAGCGGTTGGGGCACGGGAACTTCGGCCGCAGTCTGCACAGTGGCCGGCCGGTGCGACGGATGATCGTGGCGCGCTATCCGGCGACGATCGAGCTAGCGGCAGCGGCGCTGGTGCTGGCGCTGGTGATCGCGGTGCCACTCGGCGTTGCGGCGGCGGCGCGGCCGCGCTCGTTCGTCAACCTGATCAGCGCGGGCGTCGCGCTCTTCGGTGCGGCGGTGCCGAGCCTGTGGCTCGGACCGATGCTGATGTTGGTCTTTGCCGTCTGGCTCGATTGGCTGCCGGTGTCGGGTCGCGGCACGCTCGCACATCTTGTGCTGCCCGCGCTCACGCTCGGCATCGGGATGGCGGCGCTGCTAGCGCGCTTGCTGCGAGCGACGCTGCTGGAGCGGTTGCACGAAGAGTTCGTGCGCACCGCGCGCGCGAAGGGTGCCGGCCGCGCCCGCGCTGTCGTGGCTCACGCGCTGCCGAACGCGCTGCTGCCGGTCATCACCGCGGTGGGTTTGCAGGCCGGCGCGTTGTTGAGCGGCGCGATCATCACCGAGACGATCTTCAGCTGGCCCGGGATTGGGCGACTGTTGCTGCTGGCCATTCAGACGCGCGACTACCCGTTGGTGCAGGGCTGCGTGTTGGTGATTGCGCTGACGTATGTCGCGCTCAATCTGGCGCTCGACCTGCTCTATGCGTGGGTCGACCCACGCGTCCGGCTGGGGGGAGACCCGGCGTGA
- a CDS encoding ABC transporter substrate-binding protein, with protein MGAALCLALCVASCEHDASTAPPGYAVVGLDNGPVTLDPRYATDAIGSQIGDLLFDGLTRLDDQARYFPHLAADWNTPDPLTFEFHLREGVLFHDGTPVTAADVKATFDSVRAPDSHSPKGASLAVIEAIDAPDPLTVRFHLREAFAPFLDATTMGILPAHAVATSPATAIAAPVGSGPFRLVEFAPDERVVLMRFEQYAARPARLAGVIFKVVPDGLVRLLEFRRGGLDLIQSAIEPDAVAWLRQQPHTEVLTRPGTGFQYLGLNLSDPRLSDVRVRRAIAYALDRNALIRTLLRGLATPASGLLAPGHWAYSGDVPTYGYNPKRAAELLDEAGYLDPDGDGPAPRFRLSYKTTTVDLRKRIAEAIQAQLARVGIALDIRSYEWGTFYGDIKRGNFQLYSLSWVGVADPDIYFLTCHSSQVPPVGNNRGRFVDASVDALTERARHTLDRDERARLYSETQQRVAELLPVIPLWWNTNVAVLDTRLRGFELRADGSLQSLRDAWIEER; from the coding sequence ATGGGCGCAGCGCTGTGCCTGGCGCTATGTGTCGCCAGTTGCGAGCACGATGCCTCCACGGCGCCGCCGGGCTACGCCGTCGTCGGGCTCGACAATGGGCCGGTGACCCTCGATCCGCGTTACGCCACCGACGCCATCGGCAGTCAGATCGGCGATCTGCTCTTCGACGGCCTCACTCGCCTGGACGACCAGGCGCGCTACTTTCCGCACCTCGCTGCCGATTGGAACACGCCTGATCCGCTCACGTTCGAGTTCCATTTGCGGGAAGGCGTGCTCTTTCACGACGGGACGCCGGTGACTGCCGCCGACGTGAAAGCCACCTTCGATTCGGTCCGCGCGCCAGATTCGCACTCGCCCAAGGGCGCGTCGCTGGCCGTGATTGAGGCAATTGATGCGCCGGATCCGCTCACCGTGCGCTTCCATTTGCGCGAGGCCTTCGCCCCGTTTCTCGACGCCACCACGATGGGTATCTTGCCCGCCCACGCGGTGGCGACATCACCGGCGACGGCGATCGCGGCGCCAGTGGGTTCGGGGCCGTTTCGATTGGTCGAGTTTGCACCAGACGAGCGTGTGGTGCTGATGCGATTTGAACAATACGCCGCGCGCCCAGCGCGCTTGGCTGGCGTGATCTTCAAGGTTGTGCCCGACGGACTCGTCCGTCTGCTCGAGTTCCGCCGTGGTGGGTTGGATCTGATACAAAGCGCGATCGAACCCGACGCGGTGGCGTGGTTGCGCCAGCAGCCGCATACCGAAGTGCTGACGCGGCCCGGCACCGGCTTTCAGTATCTCGGCCTGAACCTCAGCGATCCGCGGCTGAGCGATGTCCGAGTTCGGCGCGCCATCGCCTACGCGCTTGATCGCAATGCCTTGATCCGCACGCTGTTGCGCGGGCTGGCGACGCCCGCCAGCGGGTTGCTCGCACCCGGCCATTGGGCGTACAGCGGCGACGTGCCGACCTACGGCTACAACCCCAAGCGCGCCGCCGAGCTGCTCGACGAAGCCGGGTATCTCGATCCCGACGGCGATGGGCCGGCGCCGCGCTTCCGGCTCTCGTACAAGACCACCACCGTCGACCTGCGCAAGCGGATCGCCGAGGCGATTCAGGCGCAGCTCGCGCGCGTCGGCATCGCCCTCGACATTCGCTCGTACGAATGGGGGACGTTTTATGGAGACATCAAGCGCGGCAACTTTCAGCTCTATTCGCTGTCGTGGGTGGGCGTAGCCGACCCGGACATTTACTTTCTCACCTGTCACTCCTCGCAGGTGCCACCGGTCGGCAACAACCGGGGCCGCTTCGTCGATGCCTCGGTCGACGCGCTGACCGAACGCGCGCGCCACACGCTCGATCGTGATGAACGGGCGCGGCTCTACTCCGAAACGCAGCAACGAGTTGCCGAACTGCTGCCGGTGATTCCGTTGTGGTGGAATACCAACGTCGCGGTGCTCGATACTCGGCTGCGCGGCTTCGAACTGCGCGCCGACGGTAGCTTGCAATCGCTGCGTGATGCCTGGATCGAGGAGCGCTGA
- a CDS encoding transglycosylase SLT domain-containing protein — MVIRRGIRFTPSWACAAALLVLATAASADAPHRASHVDQSPFTVPPGLRSQVEFWKNIFATYSTHQVVIHDALHLDRVYAVLDFRPLAAAGMSEVEIDQVRHRTVDDEVHKIRSTLIRLHQLGPDFQAASHLTDEERKIWALFAGVKEQNKFLHAAEPDRLRTQSGLRERFIRGLEVGARFWPEIERIFREEGVPIELTRLPLVESCFNIHAYSKAGAAGVWQFMPFTARRFMRVDNAVDERRDPIVAGRAAARYLRSDFEGLGTWPLAITAYNHGRAGLAHAVATVGSTDIVDIVRRYHGPAFKFASRNFYAEFLAVLEAQQDAARRFGDLHYERPIPATTVRVPDYVKLSTLASCAGTSAEALAELNPAFSRAVVDGKLRVPPGYMLRLPAGSERGFQERYAALGPQHKASSQTTTYIVHRVKRGQTLVTIARQYGITVSAIQKRNNLSRRASVRAGQELRIPQG, encoded by the coding sequence ATGGTGATACGGCGCGGGATTCGATTTACTCCCTCATGGGCATGCGCAGCCGCGCTGCTGGTGCTGGCAACCGCCGCGAGTGCCGACGCGCCGCATCGTGCTTCGCACGTTGACCAGAGCCCGTTCACCGTACCACCCGGCCTCCGCTCCCAGGTCGAGTTTTGGAAGAACATCTTTGCCACCTATTCAACGCACCAGGTGGTGATCCACGACGCGCTCCACTTGGATCGAGTCTACGCGGTTTTGGACTTCCGTCCGCTGGCCGCGGCAGGCATGAGCGAAGTGGAAATCGACCAAGTACGCCACCGCACCGTCGACGATGAGGTCCACAAGATCCGTTCGACCCTCATCCGGCTGCACCAACTCGGCCCGGACTTCCAAGCGGCATCCCACCTCACTGACGAGGAGCGGAAGATATGGGCGCTGTTTGCGGGTGTCAAGGAACAGAACAAATTCCTTCACGCGGCGGAACCGGATCGTCTACGCACCCAGTCGGGGCTACGCGAGCGCTTCATTCGCGGGCTTGAAGTGGGCGCACGTTTCTGGCCGGAGATCGAGCGCATCTTCCGCGAAGAGGGCGTGCCGATCGAGCTGACCCGGCTCCCGCTGGTGGAGTCGTGCTTCAACATCCACGCGTACTCGAAAGCCGGCGCAGCCGGAGTGTGGCAATTCATGCCGTTCACCGCGCGGCGCTTCATGCGCGTCGACAACGCGGTGGACGAGCGACGCGATCCGATCGTCGCCGGACGCGCGGCGGCACGCTACCTGCGCAGCGACTTCGAAGGACTCGGCACGTGGCCACTCGCCATCACCGCCTACAACCACGGGCGCGCCGGCCTCGCCCACGCCGTCGCCACCGTCGGCTCCACCGACATCGTCGATATCGTGCGCCGGTACCACGGTCCGGCCTTCAAGTTCGCCTCGCGCAACTTTTACGCCGAGTTTCTCGCCGTGCTGGAAGCGCAGCAGGACGCCGCCCGCCGCTTCGGGGATCTCCACTACGAGCGCCCGATTCCGGCCACCACCGTGCGGGTGCCCGACTATGTGAAGCTGTCGACGCTTGCGAGCTGCGCCGGCACCAGTGCGGAAGCCCTCGCCGAGCTGAACCCCGCCTTCAGCCGCGCGGTCGTCGACGGCAAGCTGCGCGTGCCGCCCGGGTACATGCTGCGGCTGCCGGCAGGCAGCGAGCGTGGCTTTCAAGAACGCTACGCCGCGCTCGGTCCGCAACACAAGGCATCGAGTCAGACCACCACCTACATCGTCCATCGCGTGAAGCGTGGGCAAACACTGGTCACCATCGCCCGCCAGTACGGCATCACGGTGTCGGCGATTCAGAAGCGCAACAACTTGAGTCGCCGCGCGAGTGTCCGCGCGGGACAAGAGCTGCGGATCCCACAAGGCTGA
- a CDS encoding sigma-54-dependent Fis family transcriptional regulator, translating to MPGTILLADDETAIRESLAELLRDEGYTVVEVADGEAAIQAIEQSEVDLVIADLRMPGASGIDVLRHARRVAPQSLVLLITAYASIDTAVEALREGAQDYIIKPLIFEDVLGKVRRLLDFKHLAWEVQLLRREVARGFDFENLVGRSAAMRAIVDLIHKVAPTKATVLITGESGVGKEVVARAIHATSDRRDKVFLPVNCGAIPESLLESQLFGHLRGAFTGAVANQEGLFLRARGGTIFLDEIGDLPFGLQVKLLRAIEEKEVLPLGSGTPVRIDIRIIAASNKDLQSEVDAGRFREDLFYRLNVVGIEIPPLRERRDDIPLLVEYLVRQHNEELKKNYKGVDNAAMKTLMALPWKGNVRELDNVLERAMILGNSEWVTVNDLPRVIGDDQDMIPYAADNLKEAVRVYERAHIQTTLRKLSWDKKRAAELLGLSLSSLYRKLEELEIALQP from the coding sequence GTGCCGGGAACGATTCTATTGGCCGATGACGAAACCGCGATTCGCGAGAGCCTCGCCGAACTGCTGCGGGACGAAGGGTACACGGTGGTCGAGGTCGCCGACGGCGAGGCGGCCATCCAGGCGATCGAACAGTCGGAGGTCGACCTCGTCATCGCGGATCTGCGGATGCCCGGCGCCTCGGGTATCGATGTCTTGCGCCACGCCCGCCGGGTCGCGCCGCAGAGTCTGGTTCTGCTGATCACGGCGTACGCGTCGATTGATACCGCGGTCGAGGCTCTGCGCGAAGGCGCGCAAGACTACATCATCAAGCCACTGATCTTCGAGGACGTGCTCGGCAAAGTGCGGCGGCTGCTCGACTTCAAACACCTCGCCTGGGAGGTCCAGTTGTTGCGGCGCGAAGTGGCGCGGGGGTTTGATTTCGAGAACCTCGTTGGCCGCAGCGCGGCGATGCGGGCGATCGTCGACCTGATCCACAAGGTCGCCCCGACCAAAGCCACGGTGCTGATCACCGGTGAGAGCGGCGTTGGCAAAGAGGTCGTCGCCCGCGCGATTCATGCCACCAGCGATCGGCGCGACAAGGTGTTCCTGCCGGTCAATTGCGGCGCGATCCCCGAGAGCCTGCTTGAAAGCCAACTCTTCGGTCACCTTCGCGGTGCGTTCACAGGTGCGGTGGCGAATCAGGAAGGGTTGTTTCTGCGCGCGCGCGGCGGGACCATCTTTCTCGACGAGATCGGGGACTTGCCTTTTGGTCTACAGGTGAAGTTGTTGCGCGCCATCGAAGAGAAGGAAGTGTTGCCGCTCGGCAGCGGGACGCCGGTCCGCATCGACATTCGCATCATCGCGGCCAGTAACAAGGACCTCCAGTCCGAAGTCGACGCCGGCCGCTTCCGCGAAGACCTGTTCTACCGGCTCAACGTGGTCGGCATTGAAATTCCACCGCTGCGCGAGCGGCGCGACGATATCCCGCTACTGGTGGAATACCTCGTGCGCCAGCACAACGAGGAGCTGAAGAAAAACTACAAGGGAGTCGACAACGCGGCGATGAAGACGCTGATGGCGTTGCCGTGGAAGGGCAATGTCCGCGAACTCGACAACGTGTTGGAACGCGCGATGATCCTCGGCAATAGCGAGTGGGTGACGGTGAACGACTTGCCGCGCGTCATCGGCGACGACCAGGACATGATCCCGTACGCCGCCGACAATCTGAAGGAGGCCGTACGCGTGTACGAGCGCGCTCACATTCAGACCACGCTGCGCAAACTGAGCTGGGATAAGAAGCGGGCCGCCGAACTGCTCGGTCTCAGTCTGTCGTCGCTGTATCGCAAGCTCGAGGAACTCGAGATCGCGTTGCAGCCCTAA
- a CDS encoding 3-hydroxyacyl-CoA dehydrogenase, whose translation MKIEGSVAIVTGGASGLGEATVRMLVANGGRAAILDRPQSNGTQMAAELGKNVIFTPADVTNEGEVSAAVAKATEAFGTVHVAVNCAGVGAAMRTVSKSGPMPLEIFTKVIEINLIGTFNVIRLAAAQMQKNQPNDEGERGVLINTASIAAFDGQIGQAAYSASKGGVVGMTLPIARDLASLGIRCLTIAPGTFDTPMLAMLPEPQRQALGAQIPFPSRLGRPSEYAALARHIIENPVLNGETIRLDGALRLPPR comes from the coding sequence ATGAAGATCGAAGGCAGTGTGGCAATTGTCACCGGCGGCGCATCGGGGTTGGGCGAAGCTACAGTGAGAATGTTAGTCGCCAATGGCGGCCGCGCGGCGATCCTCGACCGCCCGCAGTCGAACGGCACGCAAATGGCCGCCGAGTTGGGCAAGAACGTGATCTTCACGCCGGCGGATGTGACCAACGAGGGTGAAGTCAGCGCCGCGGTCGCCAAAGCCACGGAAGCGTTCGGCACGGTGCACGTCGCCGTCAACTGCGCGGGCGTCGGCGCCGCGATGCGTACGGTGAGCAAGTCGGGGCCGATGCCGTTGGAGATCTTCACCAAGGTGATCGAAATCAACCTGATCGGCACGTTCAACGTCATCCGCTTGGCCGCGGCGCAGATGCAAAAGAATCAGCCCAACGACGAGGGCGAGCGCGGCGTGTTGATCAACACCGCGTCGATCGCCGCGTTCGACGGCCAGATCGGCCAGGCCGCCTACTCCGCGTCGAAAGGCGGCGTGGTCGGCATGACCCTGCCCATCGCGCGCGATCTCGCGTCGCTCGGCATCCGCTGTCTGACTATCGCGCCGGGCACCTTCGACACTCCGATGCTGGCGATGTTGCCCGAGCCGCAGCGCCAAGCGCTCGGCGCGCAGATTCCGTTTCCGTCGCGCCTCGGTCGTCCGAGCGAGTACGCGGCGCTGGCGCGCCACATCATCGAGAACCCGGTGCTCAACGGCGAGACCATCCGCCTCGACGGCGCGCTACGCTTGCCGCCGCGATAG
- a CDS encoding cupin, with protein MPTHIKAPTRIEAAGNKPKLIDEYVGRVNSQTTALSIAHMRSPGGWVEPPQRPEFHEYTIVLKGMLRVECDAGTIDVQAGQAIIAAPGEAVRYSTPLDEGTEYIAVCLPAFAPGSVHRQG; from the coding sequence ATGCCCACACACATCAAAGCACCGACACGGATCGAAGCGGCCGGCAACAAGCCGAAGCTGATCGATGAGTACGTCGGCCGCGTGAACTCGCAGACCACCGCGCTCAGCATCGCGCATATGCGTTCACCAGGCGGTTGGGTCGAACCGCCGCAGCGGCCGGAGTTTCACGAGTACACCATCGTACTCAAAGGCATGCTGCGGGTTGAGTGCGACGCCGGCACCATCGATGTGCAGGCCGGCCAAGCGATCATCGCCGCGCCCGGCGAAGCAGTGCGCTACAGCACGCCGCTGGATGAAGGGACGGAATACATCGCCGTATGTCTGCCGGCGTTCGCCCCCGGCAGCGTACACCGTCAAGGGTAG